One window of Dehalobacterium formicoaceticum genomic DNA carries:
- a CDS encoding Mu transposase C-terminal domain-containing protein has protein sequence MKHPPVDTLQEAFLWKDERTVSLTGIISVDTNQYEVEPFLCGKKVTLRYDPYDFSCGIRVFYDGRQFKDAVPAKIHRHSKKGFQKELSSTPPVTGLNFLEQLAETKLTKKQALSFSGLEGDLK, from the coding sequence TTGAAGCATCCACCTGTCGATACCCTTCAAGAAGCCTTTCTTTGGAAAGACGAAAGAACAGTCTCTCTTACAGGTATTATCTCAGTGGATACAAATCAATATGAAGTGGAACCTTTTCTTTGTGGTAAAAAAGTTACCCTCCGTTACGATCCCTATGACTTTTCATGCGGAATTAGGGTTTTCTATGATGGCCGACAATTTAAGGATGCCGTACCTGCTAAAATTCACCGTCATAGCAAGAAAGGGTTTCAAAAAGAGCTTTCTTCTACACCTCCTGTTACTGGATTGAATTTTCTGGAACAGCTGGCCGAAACTAAACTAACTAAGAAACAAGCCCTTTCTTTTTCCGGGTTGGAAGGTGATTTAAAATGA
- a CDS encoding DUF3800 domain-containing protein, which translates to MLYVTSIQPFKIPKNKMIITLIDTKINIYSNNFYCNLEQEILDELKSCSLLRRKNLSYKFVINSQEKQLTCPMLKFPDKKEVVLWPSIKLPNRKYPVNVYLYGIALYFTSKISMREAALRVCQKFGLAKFGDQIKFWAIIRENYNGKHKELYAETIAELLKHCNVTVNDCVIAVDRVEKVDRYMNRYINNIKEILQMPRLNIGFNDSQKEKGLQIADAIAGSISREYISGDYETSHAVIIIDQICDDVKRIKK; encoded by the coding sequence ATGTTATATGTTACCAGCATTCAACCCTTCAAGATTCCCAAAAACAAAATGATAATAACATTAATTGATACGAAAATCAATATATACAGCAACAATTTTTACTGCAATTTAGAACAAGAAATTTTGGATGAGCTTAAAAGCTGTTCACTGCTCAGGCGAAAAAATCTGAGTTATAAATTTGTCATTAATAGTCAGGAGAAACAACTTACTTGCCCTATGCTTAAGTTTCCTGATAAGAAAGAAGTTGTCCTTTGGCCATCCATTAAACTACCAAACAGAAAATACCCTGTGAATGTATATCTTTATGGAATAGCACTGTATTTCACCTCAAAAATCAGCATGAGGGAGGCTGCTTTGAGAGTGTGCCAGAAATTTGGCCTTGCCAAGTTCGGGGATCAGATTAAATTCTGGGCTATTATTCGTGAAAATTACAATGGAAAACATAAAGAACTTTATGCAGAAACTATTGCGGAATTATTAAAACATTGTAATGTAACAGTGAATGATTGCGTAATTGCGGTCGATAGAGTTGAAAAAGTTGATCGGTATATGAACCGGTATATAAACAATATAAAAGAAATACTTCAGATGCCCCGTTTAAATATAGGATTTAATGATTCGCAAAAGGAAAAAGGTCTTCAAATAGCTGATGCAATAGCAGGCAGTATATCGCGGGAATATATTTCGGGTGATTACGAAACATCTCATGCCGTTATTATAATTGACCAGATCTGTGACGATGTGAAAAGAATAAAAAAATAA
- a CDS encoding MFS transporter: MNNPKLWTKDFLIISIANFFLYFTFYLLMVSITVIATKKFAATPSEAGIASGIFVLGALIARLFSGRSIDRVGWKKMLYSGFILFIITTCFYFIVNNMTLLLFNRLLNGITFGITSTATGTIVARIIPNERRGEGTGYYALSVTLAAAMGPFLGMFFIQHAGYTMNYILCIILLVIGLMTSFFIKVPNVEITPEQLEKRKGFSLHNFIEAKAFPISMIGFFIGFCYSSILTFLTPYMQEINLESAGSFFFIVYAVFILISRPLTGRRFDLKGENSVMYPSFLLFAIALAILSQVHQGFALLTAGALVGLGYGTLTSSGQAISVKVSPKDRIGLATSTWFIFLDGGLGIGPYIMGLFIPFIGYRGLYMAIAVIVFACLFLYFSLYGRKAGRLELQVNRANRAEVKELTI; this comes from the coding sequence ATGAATAACCCTAAATTATGGACAAAGGATTTTTTAATTATCTCAATAGCCAACTTTTTTCTTTACTTTACCTTTTACTTATTGATGGTATCGATTACTGTTATTGCAACGAAAAAATTTGCAGCAACACCAAGTGAGGCTGGCATTGCTTCCGGCATATTCGTCCTTGGAGCACTGATCGCCCGTCTTTTTTCCGGTAGGTCGATTGATCGGGTGGGGTGGAAGAAGATGCTTTATTCCGGTTTTATTCTCTTTATCATCACGACATGCTTTTATTTTATAGTTAACAATATGACTTTACTTTTGTTCAACCGTTTATTGAATGGAATTACCTTTGGTATAACATCGACCGCAACAGGTACAATTGTTGCAAGGATTATTCCAAATGAGCGGCGCGGCGAAGGAACAGGCTATTACGCGCTGAGTGTAACTCTTGCGGCTGCGATGGGGCCTTTCTTAGGAATGTTTTTTATTCAGCATGCCGGTTATACGATGAATTACATACTATGTATTATTTTATTAGTAATCGGTTTAATGACGTCCTTTTTTATAAAGGTCCCCAATGTAGAAATAACACCGGAACAACTTGAAAAAAGGAAAGGATTTTCTCTTCACAATTTCATTGAAGCCAAGGCTTTTCCAATTTCAATGATTGGCTTTTTCATTGGTTTTTGCTATTCAAGTATCCTTACTTTCCTCACTCCCTATATGCAGGAGATTAACTTAGAAAGTGCCGGCAGTTTCTTCTTTATCGTGTATGCAGTATTCATTCTCATTTCAAGACCCCTTACCGGCCGCCGGTTTGATCTAAAAGGGGAAAATAGTGTCATGTATCCATCATTTTTATTGTTTGCGATTGCGTTAGCGATATTAAGCCAAGTTCATCAAGGCTTTGCCCTTTTAACAGCCGGGGCCTTGGTCGGTCTAGGATATGGAACATTAACTTCAAGCGGTCAGGCCATCTCCGTGAAAGTTTCGCCGAAGGACCGAATTGGATTAGCAACTTCGACCTGGTTTATCTTTTTGGATGGAGGATTGGGTATCGGTCCTTATATCATGGGATTGTTTATCCCGTTCATAGGTTATAGGGGTTTGTATATGGCAATTGCGGTCATCGTTTTTGCCTGCCTGTTCTTATATTTTTCCCTGTATGGCAGAAAAGCTGGGAGACTAGAACTGCAAGTTAATCGAGCTAATCGAGCTGAGGTTAAAGAGCTGACGATATAG
- a CDS encoding HIRAN domain-containing protein, with the protein MVGELSKNSQFEFSYGHEVAEAIKDGFELLIPFENINKVYKINTLFPIFSSRLPDRKRRGIEKILSKYDLQEYDEFKLLKRSGARLPIDTLEFIDPIFEEYDITINRIFYIEGVRHYFGCDGEDCDKTFNLDAGDKLKFELEPENEFDKYAIKIMDTKGDHVGFLPRYYSKSMTNLLKHGTSYNCTVLEVNKEHQCRECLKVELVVNADTVDTGGIEKIS; encoded by the coding sequence ATTGTTGGTGAATTATCTAAGAACAGTCAATTTGAGTTCTCTTATGGACACGAGGTAGCGGAGGCCATTAAAGATGGGTTTGAATTATTAATACCTTTCGAGAATATTAATAAAGTATACAAAATTAATACTTTATTTCCTATATTCTCCAGTAGATTGCCAGATAGAAAACGAAGGGGTATTGAAAAGATTCTCTCAAAATATGATCTTCAAGAATATGATGAGTTTAAATTATTAAAAAGAAGTGGTGCCAGATTACCAATTGATACCCTGGAATTTATTGACCCGATATTTGAAGAGTATGACATTACAATTAATAGAATCTTTTATATTGAAGGTGTGAGACATTATTTTGGTTGTGATGGGGAAGATTGTGATAAGACATTTAATTTGGACGCTGGGGATAAATTAAAATTTGAACTGGAGCCTGAAAATGAGTTTGATAAATATGCAATTAAAATTATGGATACAAAGGGGGACCATGTGGGCTTTTTACCAAGGTACTACAGTAAGAGCATGACTAATCTCCTTAAACATGGGACCAGTTATAATTGTACCGTATTAGAAGTAAATAAAGAACATCAGTGTCGTGAATGTTTGAAAGTAGAATTAGTAGTTAACGCTGATACTGTTGACACCGGTGGAATTGAAAAAATAAGTTAA
- a CDS encoding type II toxin-antitoxin system RelE/ParE family toxin: MLPVIYTPVAEKYFKKLKDNGLKRAFQEAITSIRKNPYVGQAKTGDLNGLFSMDIYYNRTNYELAYRVSALENGDIVVIIMAGTREIFYKELKRYLNF, encoded by the coding sequence ATGCTTCCTGTAATTTATACACCTGTAGCTGAAAAGTACTTTAAGAAGCTAAAAGATAACGGCTTAAAAAGAGCCTTTCAGGAAGCAATAACTAGCATACGTAAAAATCCATATGTTGGACAAGCAAAAACTGGTGACTTAAATGGATTATTTAGCATGGATATTTATTATAATCGCACCAACTACGAACTGGCCTATCGAGTTTCCGCATTAGAAAATGGTGATATTGTGGTTATTATCATGGCTGGCACTAGAGAAATTTTCTATAAGGAACTTAAGCGTTACTTAAACTTCTAA
- a CDS encoding NAD(P)H-dependent oxidoreductase — MKIALINASPKRGNSASKIILQTLEKRLTDVEITLDVEITCYDSASGDASALLHAMSGCNALVFAFPLYVDGIPANLLRQLEQICPSIAQAAPQAKVYTLVNNGFYDGCQNTLALEMMQHFTQEANLTWGQGIGIGAGSMVQGIPIGSGPFTRLGKTLDALAETILQRRSFENITLDPNLPRFLYKQIANMSWRPQAKKNGLKRSELYKRH, encoded by the coding sequence ATGAAAATTGCTTTAATAAATGCAAGCCCAAAGCGCGGGAATAGCGCAAGCAAAATCATTTTGCAGACGCTGGAAAAGCGCTTGACCGATGTTGAAATCACATTGGATGTTGAGATCACATGTTATGATAGTGCGTCCGGAGATGCGTCGGCATTGCTTCACGCCATGAGCGGGTGCAACGCCCTCGTGTTTGCCTTTCCTTTGTATGTGGATGGCATTCCCGCCAACCTGCTGCGCCAGCTGGAGCAAATTTGCCCATCTATTGCGCAGGCTGCCCCGCAGGCAAAGGTATATACGCTTGTGAATAACGGGTTTTATGACGGCTGCCAAAATACCTTGGCTTTAGAGATGATGCAGCATTTTACACAGGAAGCCAACTTGACATGGGGGCAGGGCATCGGGATCGGTGCCGGAAGTATGGTGCAAGGTATTCCAATCGGTTCAGGACCGTTCACCCGACTGGGGAAAACACTAGATGCACTGGCAGAAACCATTTTGCAAAGACGCTCATTTGAGAACATTACCCTTGACCCCAACCTTCCTCGCTTCTTATATAAGCAGATCGCTAATATGAGCTGGCGGCCGCAGGCTAAGAAAAACGGGCTAAAGAGAAGCGAGTTATATAAGCGGCATTAA
- a CDS encoding AbrB/MazE/SpoVT family DNA-binding domain-containing protein: protein MEKRRIHISSKRQITIPAKFFEALGLSDEVNCIYSNNMLILTPVKNEDSAFAEEILSDLIDQGYSGQKLLNEFKRINRQIRPAIEKVIEQADALAREVSVNYVDRTDEIFGLDSETED from the coding sequence ATGGAAAAGCGTCGTATTCACATATCATCAAAACGGCAAATCACCATTCCTGCTAAATTCTTTGAAGCTTTAGGCCTTTCAGACGAAGTAAATTGCATCTATTCAAATAATATGTTGATTCTCACACCCGTAAAAAATGAAGATTCAGCATTTGCAGAAGAGATATTATCAGACCTTATAGATCAGGGTTATAGTGGTCAGAAATTATTAAATGAATTTAAACGCATTAACCGCCAGATACGTCCAGCCATAGAAAAGGTTATCGAACAAGCTGACGCATTGGCAAGGGAAGTCTCTGTTAACTATGTAGACCGTACTGATGAAATTTTCGGCTTAGATAGTGAAACGGAGGACTAG
- a CDS encoding type II toxin-antitoxin system RelE/ParE family toxin produces MADYHLLAAGSVSAEKITYRLLDSIVKLGEYLLLGTEHSDPVLQEKGYRKLVCGEYICVYRLIDDTIYVYRIVHGTTDYPKLFR; encoded by the coding sequence ATTGCAGATTACCACTTACTTGCAGCCGGATCGGTATCAGCAGAGAAAATTACTTATAGGTTGCTTGATTCCATAGTAAAGCTTGGTGAGTATCTTTTACTTGGCACTGAGCATTCGGACCCTGTTCTGCAAGAGAAAGGATATCGCAAGCTGGTATGCGGTGAATACATTTGTGTATACCGACTAATTGACGACACGATCTATGTTTATAGGATAGTCCATGGCACAACCGATTATCCGAAGTTGTTTCGCTAG
- a CDS encoding MerR family transcriptional regulator — translation MEKTDKSMNETIKETTNQMMDQTMIMGERLINTKTACKILGVSSRTLRRWCKDGFLPYFNTVGGHKRFSLKEIKKFLANNHVNSDT, via the coding sequence ATGGAAAAAACGGACAAGTCAATGAATGAAACAATTAAAGAAACGACGAATCAAATGATGGATCAAACCATGATTATGGGGGAGCGATTAATTAATACCAAAACTGCTTGCAAAATACTGGGTGTCAGCTCCAGAACTCTGCGCCGCTGGTGCAAAGATGGTTTTCTCCCTTATTTCAACACTGTAGGAGGGCACAAAAGGTTCTCTTTAAAAGAAATCAAGAAATTTTTGGCTAATAATCATGTTAATTCTGACACCTAA
- a CDS encoding ExeA family protein, producing the protein MMAQLSFLREIPTEGLLSLPQHREALARLKYIIASKGFGVMTGSPGMGKSSILRTLDASLDKSRFLFCYINDADLKPKNLYSKILYYLSVQPSTYLDRMKKQFRDAVVNLYDTHDRLPIIVIDNAQDLPIQTIKEIRYLLNFEIDAKSLLSLILVGHPELRDTLKLRSFEAVSQCITAHYRLSPLDEKQTYEYISHHLNLSQLKMLFPEDVVNRIHQFTSGIPRVINQICRHCLIDMDSNQLELADHQVLERVLSEFQY; encoded by the coding sequence ATGATGGCTCAACTTTCTTTTTTACGGGAAATCCCCACGGAAGGTTTACTTTCTCTCCCACAGCACAGGGAAGCTCTTGCCCGTCTTAAATACATAATTGCATCGAAAGGTTTTGGTGTTATGACCGGGTCCCCAGGTATGGGAAAATCCTCAATTTTACGCACTCTTGATGCTTCCCTGGATAAATCACGGTTTCTTTTTTGCTATATCAATGATGCAGATTTAAAACCAAAAAACCTGTATAGCAAAATTCTTTATTATTTATCCGTACAGCCATCAACCTATCTGGATCGGATGAAAAAACAGTTTCGTGATGCCGTAGTTAATTTATATGATACTCATGACCGCCTACCCATCATCGTTATTGATAACGCTCAAGATTTACCTATCCAGACTATTAAGGAGATACGTTACCTACTAAACTTTGAAATTGATGCCAAAAGTTTACTGTCCCTTATCCTCGTGGGCCACCCTGAATTAAGGGATACTTTAAAACTTCGTTCCTTTGAGGCAGTTTCCCAGTGTATTACCGCTCACTACCGTCTCTCACCTTTGGATGAGAAACAAACATACGAATATATTTCGCATCATCTCAATCTTTCTCAACTTAAGATGCTATTTCCTGAGGATGTTGTTAACCGTATCCATCAGTTTACTTCCGGGATTCCCAGGGTCATTAATCAGATTTGTCGACACTGTCTCATTGATATGGATTCCAATCAACTGGAATTGGCAGATCACCAAGTATTAGAACGGGTTCTTTCTGAGTTCCAGTATTAA
- a CDS encoding virulence RhuM family protein gives MDKNQKGEILIYQTEKGETKIDVYMEDGTMWLSRVNIAQLYGTSPQNITMHIKNIYEEGELEESSTSKNYLLVQNEGGREVARDTKFYNLDMILAIGYRVRSNIGVQFRTWTSKILKEYMQKGFVMNDERLKNPKKFGEDYFDELLERIRDIRASEKRFYQKIKDIYSLSVDYNPALESTKDFFATVQNKLLYAVTGQTAAELITERVDSSKDNMGLTAFKGAVVRKGDINISKNYLQEDEITDLNRIVTMFLDHAEDMARGKTPMSMKDWENSLNEFLQFRRREILEGKGKVSREDMERKVLQEYAIYNTRRLKTPPEDEIVGELPTIEE, from the coding sequence TTGGATAAAAATCAAAAAGGCGAAATTCTTATCTATCAAACTGAAAAAGGTGAAACAAAAATTGATGTATATATGGAAGATGGTACTATGTGGCTGAGTCGTGTTAATATTGCACAACTTTATGGAACATCGCCGCAAAATATAACAATGCATATAAAAAATATTTATGAAGAAGGAGAACTTGAGGAAAGTTCAACAAGTAAGAATTACTTACTAGTTCAAAATGAAGGTGGGCGCGAGGTTGCAAGAGATACAAAATTCTACAACCTTGATATGATCCTTGCCATTGGCTATCGTGTTCGTTCTAATATCGGGGTACAGTTTCGTACTTGGACAAGCAAAATCCTTAAAGAATATATGCAAAAAGGATTTGTAATGAATGATGAGAGATTAAAGAATCCTAAAAAGTTTGGTGAAGATTATTTTGATGAACTGTTAGAACGTATTCGTGATATCAGGGCATCTGAAAAAAGGTTCTATCAGAAGATTAAGGATATTTATAGCCTGTCTGTTGATTATAATCCTGCTCTTGAAAGTACAAAAGATTTCTTTGCAACTGTTCAGAATAAATTACTCTATGCTGTTACAGGACAAACTGCAGCTGAACTTATTACAGAAAGAGTAGATAGCTCCAAAGACAATATGGGTCTTACTGCTTTTAAAGGAGCTGTTGTTCGTAAAGGAGATATTAATATTTCAAAAAATTACTTACAAGAAGATGAGATAACCGATCTTAATCGAATTGTAACTATGTTTCTTGACCATGCGGAAGATATGGCAAGAGGGAAAACTCCTATGTCAATGAAAGACTGGGAAAACTCCCTCAATGAATTCTTGCAGTTTAGACGTAGAGAAATCTTAGAGGGAAAAGGAAAGGTTTCTCGTGAAGATATGGAGCGTAAAGTATTACAGGAGTATGCAATCTATAATACTAGGAGACTAAAGACTCCACCAGAAGATGAAATAGTAGGTGAACTACCAACAATTGAAGAATAG
- a CDS encoding MarR family winged helix-turn-helix transcriptional regulator has translation MQGFFQRYFLLYRPLISKLNELLGEYELSYSLWQVILYVKNNGPSTLVEISAHYNVENPTITRRVQCLEEKLIINVLPGKDRREKIIQLTEYGESLYQNCREKITNLEAEVMEGIPESEQIAVFEALPKLRKNIQNLKGVNHE, from the coding sequence ATGCAAGGATTCTTTCAACGTTATTTTTTATTGTATCGACCGCTGATCAGTAAGTTAAACGAGTTACTGGGCGAATATGAGTTGTCCTACTCGCTATGGCAGGTTATTCTTTATGTTAAAAATAATGGGCCATCCACACTTGTTGAAATTTCTGCCCACTATAACGTAGAAAATCCAACGATAACAAGGAGAGTCCAATGTCTAGAGGAGAAACTCATCATAAATGTTTTACCGGGTAAAGATCGGCGCGAAAAAATAATTCAATTGACGGAGTACGGAGAAAGCCTTTATCAAAATTGTCGGGAAAAGATAACGAATCTGGAGGCTGAAGTCATGGAGGGTATTCCGGAATCCGAACAAATTGCTGTCTTTGAGGCTCTCCCTAAACTACGGAAAAACATTCAAAACCTAAAAGGAGTCAATCATGAATAA
- a CDS encoding type II toxin-antitoxin system RelE/ParE family toxin translates to MDYRNVIWTPVVRGKIIEFRSERFTPEETLNFISQIIIETEDFLKNPIIGKTYTEEFGRYKGVSRIVVNKFKIYYKQFDNDIVIIGVLFPGENK, encoded by the coding sequence ATGGATTATCGTAATGTTATATGGACTCCTGTTGTTAGGGGAAAAATTATTGAATTTAGGAGTGAAAGATTTACTCCAGAGGAAACATTGAATTTTATTTCTCAGATTATCATAGAAACTGAAGATTTTTTAAAAAATCCTATTATCGGCAAGACTTACACAGAAGAATTCGGAAGATATAAAGGTGTATCAAGGATTGTTGTTAATAAGTTTAAGATTTATTATAAACAGTTTGATAATGATATCGTTATTATTGGGGTGTTATTCCCGGGTGAAAATAAATAG